A stretch of the Poseidonibacter parvus genome encodes the following:
- a CDS encoding tripartite tricarboxylate transporter permease has protein sequence MMDGILAGVVTAFSMYNILMVAVGCFAGTFIGMLPGLGPISAIALMIPITYGMEPSSGLILIAGVYYGAIFGGSTSSILINAPGVAGTVASSFDGYPMAKNGQAGKALAIAAYSSFTGGTIAAVFLLFAAPALANVSLSFQSSDYFALMVLGLTAVAAFAGKGKFLKAAIMTIFGLMLATVGTDSDSGIARFTFGRLDLIDGISFLLLAMAAFALSEAMMNILENHKQTKEEVDALKKDIGSLKITKEEVKEMAPTVGRSSVLGFFVGVLPGAGATIASFLAYGMERSIANVKDKLTFGKGNVKGLAAPESANNAACSGSFVPLLTLGIPGSGTTAIILGALISYGIQPGPTMYVDNPALFWSVIISMYIGNLVLLVLNLPLIPYIAKLLTIPKQLLLPLIIFFSLIGVYLVTFNNFDIYMMTGFAVVALFLRIVDFPMAPMILGFILGGMMESNLRRALTISDGSLAFLWERPITLSILILTIVLLFLPLVSEYFARIKKGKKA, from the coding sequence ATGATGGATGGTATATTAGCAGGTGTTGTTACTGCATTTTCTATGTATAATATTTTAATGGTTGCAGTAGGTTGTTTTGCTGGAACTTTTATTGGAATGCTTCCTGGACTTGGACCAATTTCTGCAATTGCATTAATGATTCCAATTACATATGGAATGGAGCCTTCTTCTGGTTTAATTCTAATTGCAGGTGTTTATTATGGTGCAATTTTTGGAGGTTCTACATCTTCAATTTTAATTAATGCTCCTGGAGTTGCAGGAACTGTTGCTAGTTCTTTTGATGGTTATCCAATGGCGAAAAATGGTCAGGCTGGAAAAGCTTTAGCAATTGCTGCATATTCATCATTTACAGGTGGAACAATTGCAGCAGTATTTTTACTTTTTGCAGCACCAGCACTTGCAAATGTAAGTTTGAGTTTTCAGTCATCTGATTATTTTGCTTTAATGGTTCTAGGGTTAACAGCAGTTGCAGCTTTTGCTGGAAAAGGAAAGTTTTTAAAAGCAGCTATTATGACTATTTTTGGACTAATGTTAGCAACTGTTGGAACAGATTCTGATTCAGGAATTGCAAGATTTACTTTTGGAAGATTAGATTTAATTGATGGAATTTCATTTTTACTTCTAGCAATGGCAGCTTTTGCTTTATCTGAAGCTATGATGAATATTTTAGAAAATCATAAGCAAACAAAAGAAGAAGTAGATGCTCTTAAAAAAGATATTGGTTCATTAAAAATTACAAAAGAAGAAGTAAAAGAGATGGCTCCAACTGTTGGAAGGTCATCTGTTCTTGGTTTCTTTGTTGGAGTACTTCCAGGTGCAGGGGCAACTATTGCTTCATTTTTAGCATATGGAATGGAGAGAAGTATTGCAAATGTAAAAGATAAGCTTACTTTTGGAAAAGGAAATGTAAAAGGTTTAGCAGCTCCTGAAAGTGCAAATAATGCAGCTTGTTCAGGTTCATTTGTACCTTTATTAACACTTGGAATCCCAGGTTCTGGTACTACTGCTATTATTTTAGGTGCATTAATTTCTTATGGAATTCAACCAGGACCAACTATGTATGTAGATAATCCAGCACTATTTTGGTCTGTAATTATTTCAATGTATATTGGTAACCTTGTATTATTAGTTTTAAATTTACCATTAATTCCCTATATTGCAAAACTATTAACAATTCCAAAACAATTGTTATTACCATTGATTATCTTTTTCTCATTAATTGGAGTTTACTTAGTTACATTTAACAACTTTGATATTTATATGATGACAGGTTTTGCAGTTGTTGCATTGTTTTTAAGAATAGTTGATTTCCCAATGGCTCCTATGATTTTAGGATTTATTTTAGGTGGAATGATGGAAAGTAATCTTAGACGAGCACTTACAATTAGTGATGGTTCTTTAGCTTTTCTTTGGGAAAGACCAATTACATTAAGTATTTTAATATTAACAATTGTATTATTATTCTTACCACTAGTTAGTGAATATTTTGCTAGAATTAAAAAAGGTAAAAAGGCGTAA
- a CDS encoding prepilin-type N-terminal cleavage/methylation domain-containing protein — MKRAFTLLEVVISITIFMILLLFLYKVLDQTKLSNTQFKTKEIDIKSTNQLSNIFLEDILEKTTKITFKIDNDKNTQITFKTSNTYHNPFYTYVTYLISSNDKLIRMESKDKFLFQDTPIEFYDNAFIDILLEDIEYFEVVSNDTNYTIVIKQKNRDRLIFSAYEFL; from the coding sequence ATGAAAAGAGCTTTTACACTACTTGAGGTAGTAATATCTATTACAATTTTTATGATTCTATTATTGTTCTTATATAAAGTTCTTGATCAAACGAAGCTTTCAAATACACAATTTAAAACAAAAGAAATTGACATTAAATCAACAAATCAATTAAGTAATATCTTTCTTGAAGATATTCTTGAAAAAACAACTAAGATTACATTTAAAATAGATAATGATAAGAATACACAAATTACTTTTAAAACTTCAAATACATATCATAATCCTTTTTATACTTATGTAACATATCTTATTTCTTCAAATGATAAACTAATTAGAATGGAAAGTAAAGATAAGTTTTTATTTCAAGATACTCCAATTGAATTTTATGATAATGCTTTTATAGATATTCTCTTGGAAGATATAGAGTATTTTGAAGTAGTATCTAATGATACAAACTATACGATTGTAATTAAGCAGAAAAATAGAGATAGGTTGATTTTTAGTGCTTATGAATTCTTGTAA
- a CDS encoding tripartite tricarboxylate transporter substrate binding protein, with the protein MKNSITKVYKNLAFAGCLVAGLATSSVASSVDKVHFLIPGGAGGGWDGTARGVGEALKKSNLVQETSFENMSGGGGGKAIAYLIETAKKQQNTLMVNSTPIVIRSLQGVFPQSFRDLTLVSSVVADYGVLVVKNDSKYQSWADVKAAFDKSPRNVKVAGGSSRGSMDHLVAAQIFKAAGGNPTSVRYVPYDAGGKALAGLLTGEVDVLSTGFGEVLEKHKKGELRIIGVTSNENIEGIPSFKSMGADAFFANWRGFFGAPNLSEEKTQAFADVIGKMYDTPQWEVVRKRNGWANLYQPTTEFKSFLEKQEEVIGSLMKEMGFL; encoded by the coding sequence ATGAAAAATTCGATTACAAAAGTTTACAAGAATCTTGCATTTGCAGGATGTTTAGTTGCAGGACTTGCTACATCTTCTGTTGCATCAAGTGTTGATAAAGTTCACTTCCTAATTCCTGGAGGAGCTGGTGGTGGTTGGGATGGAACTGCTAGAGGTGTTGGTGAAGCTTTAAAGAAATCAAATCTTGTTCAAGAAACATCATTTGAAAATATGTCAGGTGGAGGTGGTGGTAAAGCCATTGCATACTTAATTGAAACTGCTAAAAAACAACAAAACACATTAATGGTAAATTCAACTCCAATTGTAATTAGATCGCTTCAAGGTGTTTTTCCTCAGTCTTTTAGAGACTTAACTTTAGTTTCTTCAGTTGTTGCTGATTATGGAGTTTTAGTTGTTAAAAATGATTCTAAATACCAATCATGGGCTGATGTAAAAGCTGCTTTTGATAAAAGTCCTAGAAATGTAAAAGTTGCAGGTGGAAGTTCAAGAGGTTCTATGGATCATTTAGTTGCTGCTCAAATTTTTAAAGCTGCTGGTGGAAATCCAACATCTGTAAGATATGTACCTTATGATGCAGGTGGAAAAGCACTTGCTGGTTTATTAACTGGTGAAGTAGATGTTTTATCAACAGGTTTTGGTGAAGTATTAGAAAAGCATAAAAAAGGTGAATTAAGAATCATTGGTGTAACTTCAAATGAAAATATTGAAGGAATTCCAAGTTTCAAAAGCATGGGTGCAGATGCATTTTTTGCAAACTGGAGAGGTTTCTTTGGAGCTCCAAACCTTTCTGAAGAAAAAACACAAGCATTTGCTGATGTGATTGGAAAAATGTATGACACACCTCAGTGGGAAGTTGTTAGAAAAAGAAATGGTTGGGCAAACTTATATCAACCAACAACAGAATTTAAATCTTTCCTAGAAAAACAAGAAGAAGTAATTGGTTCTTTAATGAAAGAAATGGGATTCTTATAG
- a CDS encoding P-II family nitrogen regulator: MKSMKKIEMIIESIYLNKVLDLFKEKDITGYTIIKDIEGSGGHGIKMADQFSDIQSNNYIFTVCDSSKFEEIKEEIRAFTKRYGGKCIVSDAMMLL; encoded by the coding sequence ATGAAAAGCATGAAAAAAATCGAAATGATAATAGAATCAATTTATTTAAATAAAGTACTAGATTTATTTAAAGAAAAAGATATTACGGGATATACAATCATCAAAGATATAGAAGGATCAGGTGGTCATGGAATAAAAATGGCTGATCAGTTTAGTGATATACAAAGTAATAACTATATTTTTACAGTATGTGATAGCTCAAAATTTGAAGAGATAAAAGAAGAAATAAGAGCCTTTACTAAAAGATACGGTGGGAAATGTATCGTTAGTGATGCCATGATGTTACTATAA
- a CDS encoding GspE/PulE family protein — MNIQEIHNTNLLPYEIENYTFALKNYVLFSKVDDEIVIILSKEYMSTSFDYLSKCEYEYEVMFLDEISYEKLYNKFLEIRTDKEMNAIQQEQEDATIEDEDFSVSEFLKVGSDILTSEESAPIIKFVNSLFYQAIKKQASDIHIEMHEFKAEVRYRVDGVLSKHIELDKNIMSLVISRIKVVSNLDISEKRIPQDGRTQIKIAGKTLDIRVSILPTFYGERVVMRILMQSEDILSLKELGFPSYITNELEKILKNSYGMVLVTGPTGSGKSTTLHSLLHQVVSVEKNIITVEDPVEYKSNKFSQIQVNDKVGLSFASGLRSILRQDPDIIMLGEIRDKETASIAVQAALTGHLLFSTLHTNRAPAAITRLMDMGIENFLISSSLLAVLAQRLVRKLCEACKEEDDSEASHALFNLNKDIKLYKPCGCNECKFTGYTGRIAIGELFVLTEEVKEYLKTDVDDNTLMKLAAKNKMISLDQQLRLMLENGETSVAEAVRIGIK, encoded by the coding sequence ATGAATATTCAAGAAATACACAATACCAATCTATTACCTTATGAAATTGAGAATTATACTTTTGCTTTAAAAAATTATGTTTTATTTTCTAAAGTTGATGATGAAATTGTAATTATATTATCAAAAGAATATATGAGTACTTCTTTTGATTATTTATCAAAATGTGAATATGAATATGAAGTAATGTTTTTAGATGAAATCTCTTATGAAAAACTTTACAATAAGTTTTTGGAAATTAGAACAGATAAAGAAATGAACGCAATTCAACAAGAACAAGAAGATGCAACAATTGAAGATGAAGATTTTTCAGTTAGTGAGTTTTTGAAAGTTGGAAGTGATATTTTAACATCAGAAGAATCTGCTCCAATTATCAAATTTGTAAATTCACTTTTTTATCAAGCAATAAAAAAACAAGCTTCAGATATTCATATTGAAATGCATGAATTTAAAGCAGAAGTAAGGTACCGTGTTGATGGGGTACTTTCAAAGCATATAGAGCTTGATAAGAATATTATGTCTTTAGTAATTTCAAGAATTAAAGTTGTTTCAAATTTAGATATTTCTGAAAAAAGAATACCTCAAGATGGTAGAACACAAATTAAAATTGCTGGAAAAACTTTAGATATTAGGGTTTCAATTCTTCCTACTTTTTATGGTGAACGAGTTGTAATGAGAATTCTGATGCAAAGTGAAGATATTTTATCTTTAAAAGAGTTAGGTTTTCCTTCTTATATTACAAATGAATTAGAAAAAATACTTAAAAACTCATATGGAATGGTTTTAGTTACAGGACCTACAGGAAGTGGAAAATCAACTACATTACACTCATTATTACACCAAGTTGTAAGTGTTGAAAAAAACATTATAACAGTTGAAGATCCGGTTGAATATAAATCAAATAAATTTTCACAAATCCAAGTAAATGATAAAGTAGGGCTTTCTTTTGCTTCTGGTTTAAGATCAATTTTAAGACAAGATCCTGATATCATTATGCTTGGAGAAATTAGAGATAAAGAAACAGCTTCCATAGCAGTTCAAGCTGCACTTACAGGGCATTTACTTTTCTCAACTTTACATACAAATAGAGCACCTGCAGCAATTACAAGACTTATGGATATGGGAATTGAAAACTTTTTAATTTCTTCATCTCTTTTAGCAGTTTTAGCACAAAGGTTAGTTCGAAAATTATGTGAAGCGTGTAAAGAAGAGGATGATTCTGAGGCATCACATGCTTTATTTAATTTAAATAAAGACATAAAGCTTTATAAACCTTGCGGTTGTAATGAATGTAAATTTACAGGTTACACAGGAAGAATTGCAATAGGTGAGCTTTTTGTTCTAACAGAAGAAGTAAAAGAGTATCTAAAAACAGATGTTGATGATAATACTTTGATGAAATTAGCTGCTAAAAATAAAATGATATCATTAGACCAACAATTAAGATTAATGCTAGAAAATGGTGAAACTTCAGTCGCTGAAGCTGTAAGAATTGGTATTAAATAA
- a CDS encoding tripartite tricarboxylate transporter TctB family protein, with translation MTKNTIGSIFFLVFSSFYFFNVFSIKKMPGSQFEVMTASTFPFYIGLAGIIVSLMILIFSLIKKDDNDFLTLKYLKTLDFKTTLYFVIAMIFYGFTIRTLGFIISTIIFLLIGFLLLKEKNIKRILLISCGVSIGFYLLLNNVLGVYIDPGMLYEYFLGEQS, from the coding sequence ATGACAAAAAATACAATAGGTTCAATATTTTTTTTAGTTTTTTCAAGCTTTTATTTTTTTAATGTATTTAGTATTAAGAAAATGCCAGGTAGTCAGTTTGAAGTAATGACAGCTTCTACTTTTCCTTTTTATATAGGATTAGCTGGAATAATAGTTTCACTTATGATTCTTATATTTTCTCTTATAAAAAAAGATGATAATGATTTTTTAACATTGAAGTATTTAAAAACATTAGATTTTAAAACTACATTATATTTCGTTATTGCGATGATTTTTTATGGGTTTACAATTAGAACATTAGGATTCATTATCTCGACTATAATTTTTTTACTAATAGGTTTTTTACTATTAAAAGAGAAAAATATAAAAAGAATATTACTAATTTCATGCGGTGTTTCAATAGGATTTTACCTATTGCTAAATAATGTTTTAGGTGTTTATATAGACCCTGGAATGTTATATGAATATTTCTTAGGAGAACAATCATGA
- a CDS encoding type IV pilus modification PilV family protein: protein MKKSFSLMEVIIAIIMLSVVMLTLLQVKSDNIFLVTKSKEKSVFQDYIQTAININEKDNINENRYLGKLYTFKNDDIRRELKDIKIKVKKEEVDTASFKNDVVNFSITTYETSYSIEDDIKKNMYSFKIKL from the coding sequence ATGAAAAAATCTTTTTCATTAATGGAAGTAATTATCGCAATAATAATGTTAAGTGTTGTAATGCTTACATTGTTACAAGTTAAAAGTGATAATATCTTTTTAGTGACTAAGAGTAAAGAAAAATCTGTGTTCCAAGATTATATTCAAACAGCAATTAATATCAATGAAAAAGATAATATCAATGAAAATAGATATTTAGGAAAATTATATACATTTAAAAATGATGATATAAGAAGAGAATTAAAAGATATTAAAATAAAAGTAAAAAAAGAAGAAGTAGATACTGCAAGTTTTAAAAATGATGTTGTAAATTTTAGTATCACTACATATGAAACAAGTTATAGCATAGAAGATGATATAAAAAAAAATATGTATTCTTTTAAAATTAAGTTGTGA
- a CDS encoding secretin N-terminal domain-containing protein: protein MKLIRVVLLVLVLIFSFSSFADEKLNINFKDLKIMDLVKITSKIIDKNILVTENIKGNVDFISTKPVDRKDLVKILIYSLEAKGYTLIQSKNIMRIVKLNDSAKNNVPVVNGNNSKLYYQMLTEVFPVHNANADYIASKIRHLISKNAKLVTNKESNSLILTDFKDNINTVKKVVNVMTYGAKKSIEIIRLDNIKADDAKKNLINVAKSIFNEKIETEKVSIISNADDNSLVIVGKNQNIKYLKKYIQNIDSNDSLVKRVVKVISLKNVEASNVIKIIDGIIGKKKYLDPNAKPLASVDEESNSIVLMGPSDEIDYIKALLSELDKEKAQVYVQARIIEVTNTLVDEIGIKYGILGGRTGSKGLGTFSSSLNGGSSIAFTPGDIGLSIPTLTSGLALGASISLLDQDGALDIVSEPSILAINNKESSIYVGETISVKTSSTVSDAGTTNDNYSREDVGLTLKVKPRISNDNKVTLEITTVLEDVKTTETTSGNADTTKKEVLTTAIVKNGESVILGGLIEDKVESTESKVPVLGSIPLLGKLFTHDKTDSRKKSLVIIVTPYIIPKSKDLTYVRDKLSELKLLEDKYLKESLIRLKQKQIDNLKKEDLYKAKMQELDKEYKDIKNQSNKALNIQNEDIDSRTEHEKRVAEILGN, encoded by the coding sequence ATGAAATTGATTAGGGTTGTTTTATTAGTATTAGTATTAATATTTAGTTTTTCATCTTTTGCAGATGAGAAGTTAAATATTAATTTTAAAGATTTAAAAATCATGGATTTGGTTAAAATCACATCTAAGATAATAGATAAAAATATTTTAGTAACCGAGAATATAAAAGGTAATGTAGATTTTATTTCAACAAAACCAGTTGACAGAAAAGATTTAGTGAAAATATTGATTTATTCATTAGAAGCAAAAGGCTACACACTTATTCAAAGTAAAAATATAATGCGAATTGTAAAGCTAAATGATAGTGCAAAGAATAATGTACCTGTTGTTAACGGTAATAATAGTAAATTGTACTATCAAATGCTTACAGAAGTTTTTCCTGTTCATAATGCAAATGCAGATTATATTGCTTCAAAAATCAGACATTTAATTTCAAAAAATGCAAAACTTGTTACTAATAAAGAATCAAATAGTTTAATACTTACAGATTTTAAAGACAATATTAATACAGTTAAAAAGGTTGTTAATGTAATGACATATGGTGCTAAGAAAAGTATTGAAATCATTAGATTAGACAATATCAAAGCAGATGATGCAAAGAAAAATTTAATCAATGTAGCAAAATCAATTTTTAATGAAAAAATAGAAACTGAAAAAGTTTCAATTATCTCAAATGCAGATGATAATTCTCTTGTAATAGTTGGTAAAAACCAAAATATAAAATATTTAAAAAAATATATTCAAAATATAGATAGTAATGATTCATTAGTTAAAAGAGTTGTAAAAGTAATTTCATTAAAAAATGTTGAAGCTTCAAATGTAATAAAAATCATTGATGGAATTATTGGAAAAAAGAAATACCTAGATCCAAATGCAAAGCCATTAGCATCTGTTGATGAAGAATCAAATTCAATTGTTTTAATGGGACCTTCTGATGAAATTGATTATATAAAAGCATTACTTAGCGAATTAGATAAAGAGAAAGCTCAAGTTTATGTACAAGCTAGAATTATTGAAGTTACAAATACTTTAGTTGATGAAATTGGAATCAAATATGGAATTTTAGGAGGAAGAACAGGGAGTAAAGGCTTAGGAACATTTTCTTCAAGTTTAAATGGAGGAAGTTCAATCGCATTTACTCCTGGAGATATTGGTTTATCTATTCCTACTCTTACATCTGGTTTAGCACTTGGAGCTTCAATTAGTTTGTTAGACCAAGATGGAGCTTTAGATATTGTCTCTGAACCATCAATTTTAGCTATTAATAATAAAGAAAGTTCAATTTATGTTGGTGAAACTATTTCTGTTAAAACTTCATCTACTGTATCAGATGCAGGAACTACTAATGATAATTATTCAAGAGAAGATGTTGGTTTAACTCTAAAAGTAAAACCACGTATTTCCAATGATAATAAAGTTACTTTAGAAATTACAACTGTTTTAGAAGATGTAAAAACTACAGAAACAACAAGTGGAAATGCAGATACAACAAAAAAAGAAGTTTTAACTACAGCAATTGTAAAAAATGGAGAATCTGTAATCTTAGGTGGATTAATAGAAGATAAAGTAGAATCAACAGAAAGTAAAGTTCCTGTTTTAGGCTCTATTCCTCTTTTAGGTAAATTATTTACACATGATAAAACTGATTCAAGAAAGAAAAGCTTAGTTATTATTGTTACGCCTTATATTATTCCAAAATCAAAAGATTTAACTTATGTTAGAGATAAATTATCTGAATTAAAATTATTAGAAGATAAGTATTTAAAAGAGTCATTAATTAGGTTAAAACAAAAACAAATTGATAATTTAAAAAAAGAAGATTTATATAAAGCTAAAATGCAAGAGCTAGATAAAGAGTATAAAGATATAAAAAATCAAAGTAATAAAGCTTTAAATATCCAAAATGAGGATATAGATAGCAGAACCGAGCATGAAAAAAGAGTTGCTGAGATATTAGGAAACTAG
- a CDS encoding response regulator transcription factor produces the protein MEKFKKYTILYLEDDEAVRTINSRFLKRMFNELYEAADGLEGLSLYKKHNPDIILTDIQMPEMDGITLAKQIRQNDNTTKIIISTAFSDKEYLLEAIELHLEKYIIKPLTSRNLIPALTKAVDDLEKNKNSKIEITEDFYFNTQTSVFYFEEKVIELNKKELLFLKLLCLNKNRVVSYEEIEQYVWEEEYMSLNSLRTTIGFLRKKIPVNCIKNISNMGYKLKLES, from the coding sequence ATGGAAAAATTTAAAAAATATACAATTTTATATCTTGAAGATGATGAAGCTGTAAGAACAATCAACTCAAGGTTTTTAAAACGTATGTTTAATGAACTTTATGAAGCAGCAGATGGTCTTGAAGGACTATCTTTATATAAAAAACACAATCCTGATATCATTCTAACAGATATACAAATGCCTGAGATGGATGGTATCACACTTGCAAAACAAATCAGGCAAAATGATAATACAACTAAAATAATTATTTCAACAGCTTTTAGTGATAAAGAATATTTATTAGAAGCAATTGAATTACATTTAGAAAAATACATAATTAAACCACTTACAAGTAGAAACTTAATCCCAGCACTTACAAAAGCAGTTGATGATTTAGAAAAAAACAAAAATTCTAAAATAGAAATTACAGAAGATTTCTATTTTAATACTCAAACGTCTGTTTTTTATTTTGAAGAAAAGGTTATAGAATTAAATAAAAAAGAGCTACTATTTTTAAAGCTATTATGCTTAAATAAAAACAGAGTTGTAAGCTATGAAGAAATAGAACAATATGTCTGGGAAGAAGAGTATATGAGTTTAAACTCATTAAGAACTACGATTGGATTTTTGAGAAAAAAGATACCAGTAAATTGTATTAAAAACATTTCAAATATGGGATATAAATTAAAACTTGAAAGTTAA
- a CDS encoding sodium-dependent bicarbonate transport family permease translates to MNLDLILQNILNPPILFFFLGMLAVFFKSELSIPQPLPKLFSLYLLIAIGLHGGYELSKSGIDIYIFKSLGLAVFMATLVPIYSYFILRIKLDTYNAVAVAATFGSISAVTFITGITYLQTIGVEYGGYMVAAMTLMESPAIIIGLVFATLFAKDKNDKDNKEKTGTNWGEILREAFLNPSVYLLVGALIIGILTGQKGWDSMEPLFGTLFKGMLAFFLLDMGIVAAKRIYELKKLGLFLIIFAIAMPIFNASLSMALAYFFELSKGDAFLLALLSGSASYIAVPAAMRLSVPEANPGIYLPLSLAITFPFNISLGIPLYYYLINLLWG, encoded by the coding sequence ATGAACTTAGACTTAATATTACAAAATATTTTAAACCCTCCTATTTTATTCTTTTTTCTTGGAATGCTAGCAGTATTTTTCAAATCAGAACTATCGATTCCGCAGCCTTTACCAAAGCTATTTTCTCTTTATTTATTAATAGCAATTGGACTTCATGGTGGATATGAACTTTCAAAAAGTGGTATAGATATTTATATTTTTAAATCACTTGGCTTAGCTGTATTTATGGCAACACTTGTACCAATTTATAGTTATTTTATCTTGCGTATAAAACTCGATACCTATAATGCAGTTGCAGTTGCTGCCACATTTGGTTCTATTAGTGCAGTTACATTTATTACTGGAATTACTTATCTTCAAACAATTGGAGTTGAGTATGGGGGATATATGGTTGCAGCTATGACGCTTATGGAATCACCTGCAATTATCATTGGTTTAGTTTTTGCAACATTATTTGCAAAAGACAAAAATGACAAAGATAATAAAGAAAAAACAGGTACAAATTGGGGTGAAATTTTAAGAGAAGCATTTTTAAACCCTTCTGTTTATTTACTTGTAGGTGCTTTAATTATTGGAATTTTAACTGGTCAAAAAGGTTGGGATTCAATGGAACCATTATTTGGTACATTATTTAAAGGAATGCTTGCATTCTTTTTATTAGATATGGGAATAGTAGCTGCTAAAAGAATTTATGAACTAAAAAAATTAGGACTATTCTTAATTATATTTGCAATAGCAATGCCAATTTTTAATGCCTCACTTTCAATGGCATTAGCTTACTTTTTTGAATTATCAAAAGGTGATGCATTTTTACTTGCACTTCTAAGCGGTAGTGCCTCTTATATTGCAGTTCCTGCAGCTATGAGATTATCAGTTCCAGAAGCTAATCCAGGTATTTATTTACCACTTAGCTTAGCAATCACTTTCCCTTTTAATATATCATTAGGGATACCATTATATTACTATTTAATAAATTTACTTTGGGGGTAA
- a CDS encoding PDZ domain-containing protein: MGKEFMNTRFNKLIQKSIPYLFIFLIAYIIATVVFIILPKNGVDYIEKSTSFLEYKKFDGFYSKNSIKVKAKVKKENKDNQKTLVNYNLKAIYSTVSNSGWITIVNKRTQKSYILSQFEDIDGYVLTRLYKDYVIMEKVAKEYRLDIKQANNKLKELVSEIEKNTNINIIEDASNVKIKRSYLNSYINDIDKIWENIQIQEIRKNSKIEGFEVKRIQKNSAFTKLGLKKNDVIKSINNNTLESYEDAFKVYNNINNIKYLNIEVLRNNEIVELNYEID; encoded by the coding sequence ATGGGAAAAGAATTTATGAATACAAGATTTAATAAATTGATACAAAAATCAATTCCTTACTTATTTATATTTCTAATTGCATATATTATTGCAACAGTTGTTTTTATCATTCTTCCAAAAAATGGAGTTGATTATATTGAAAAATCAACATCTTTTTTAGAGTATAAAAAATTTGATGGCTTTTATTCTAAAAATAGTATCAAAGTTAAAGCAAAAGTAAAAAAAGAGAATAAAGATAATCAAAAAACCTTAGTAAATTATAATTTAAAAGCTATATATTCAACAGTATCAAATTCAGGTTGGATAACAATTGTTAATAAAAGAACACAAAAAAGTTATATTTTATCCCAATTTGAAGATATTGATGGCTATGTTCTTACGCGATTATATAAAGACTATGTAATTATGGAAAAAGTAGCAAAAGAGTATAGATTAGATATCAAACAAGCAAATAATAAATTAAAAGAGTTAGTTTCTGAAATAGAAAAAAATACAAATATAAATATTATTGAAGATGCTTCAAATGTTAAGATTAAAAGAAGTTATTTAAATTCATATATAAATGATATTGATAAAATTTGGGAAAATATTCAAATTCAAGAAATTAGAAAAAATAGTAAAATCGAAGGATTTGAAGTAAAAAGAATTCAAAAAAATTCAGCTTTTACAAAGTTAGGATTAAAGAAGAATGATGTAATTAAATCTATAAACAATAATACTTTAGAATCGTATGAAGATGCATTCAAAGTTTATAACAATATTAATAATATTAAATATTTAAATATAGAAGTTTTAAGAAATAATGAAATAGTGGAGTTAAATTATGAAATTGATTAG